A DNA window from Anaeromicrobium sediminis contains the following coding sequences:
- a CDS encoding sigma-54 interaction domain-containing protein → MARDIFNASIGIILTNSKEVITFCNDSVQSVMKDIELKHKKMYSILPLLELEFRIKRFALKETCNENSVIYVLKRLIDDEVLYKKILEFSYDEICVTDPTGISIYCNSAFEKNHGIKRPDINGKNIFRVLNQTSPSHKAIYYAINKKKSCTIERETKTGKTLITTATPVFNNQNEIELVIANTRDITEIEKIKSKLKEVQISSEKYKREIEVLRKKELEIDGGFVAISSKMKNLLEVIKRTVNIDSTILIMGESGTGKSFIAKYIHRMSNRSQGPFITINCTTIPEHLLESELFGYASGAFTGAKKGGKPGLVELSDGGTLFLDEIGELPLNLQSKFLELIQERSYTPVGGMKSKTVDTRIIAATNADLGKLVKEKKFRKDLFYRLKVIELLMPSLRERQEDILPLINLIKSKFEKRYKLTREFSQGSINVFKDYDWPGNIRELEHVIEKLIAITPDNIIESHHIRELIQLDNESVNNISVDQLMPLDLAIEKVEKELILKAYKKLGSSYKVAEVLKISQSRASRKIIKYTKNMKK, encoded by the coding sequence GTGGCAAGGGATATTTTTAATGCTTCAATCGGAATAATTCTAACCAATTCAAAGGAAGTTATTACTTTTTGTAATGACTCAGTTCAATCGGTAATGAAAGATATTGAATTAAAACATAAGAAAATGTATTCTATTTTGCCCTTGTTGGAATTAGAATTTCGAATTAAAAGATTTGCCTTGAAAGAGACTTGTAATGAAAATAGTGTTATATATGTACTTAAAAGATTAATTGATGATGAAGTTTTGTACAAAAAAATATTAGAATTCTCTTATGATGAAATATGTGTAACGGATCCAACGGGAATTTCAATTTATTGTAATAGTGCCTTTGAAAAGAATCATGGGATAAAACGACCAGATATTAATGGGAAAAATATTTTTAGAGTATTAAATCAAACATCTCCCTCACATAAAGCTATCTATTATGCAATTAACAAGAAAAAAAGTTGTACAATTGAAAGAGAAACGAAAACAGGTAAAACGTTGATTACTACAGCAACTCCTGTCTTTAATAATCAGAATGAAATTGAACTTGTTATTGCAAATACTAGAGATATTACTGAAATTGAAAAAATAAAATCAAAATTAAAGGAAGTACAAATATCTTCAGAAAAATATAAGCGAGAAATTGAGGTGTTAAGAAAAAAAGAGCTTGAAATAGATGGGGGATTTGTAGCCATTAGTTCAAAAATGAAAAATTTATTAGAAGTAATAAAAAGAACGGTTAACATTGATTCTACCATTTTAATTATGGGGGAATCTGGAACGGGTAAAAGTTTTATTGCAAAATATATACATAGGATGAGCAACCGGAGTCAAGGTCCATTTATAACAATAAATTGCACTACCATTCCAGAACATTTATTAGAATCTGAGCTTTTTGGCTATGCGTCTGGGGCTTTTACTGGGGCTAAAAAGGGTGGAAAACCTGGACTGGTAGAATTATCAGATGGGGGGACTCTCTTTTTAGATGAAATTGGAGAGTTACCACTTAACCTCCAATCGAAATTTCTAGAGCTTATACAAGAACGTTCCTATACGCCTGTAGGTGGAATGAAATCTAAAACAGTAGACACTAGAATAATAGCAGCAACCAATGCCGATTTAGGGAAATTAGTAAAAGAAAAAAAGTTTAGGAAAGATCTTTTTTATAGATTAAAGGTAATTGAATTACTAATGCCATCTTTAAGAGAAAGACAAGAAGATATTCTACCTTTGATTAATCTTATTAAAAGTAAGTTTGAAAAGAGATATAAACTTACTCGTGAATTTTCACAAGGAAGTATAAATGTTTTTAAGGATTATGATTGGCCGGGAAATATACGTGAACTTGAACATGTTATAGAAAAACTAATTGCTATAACACCGGATAATATCATTGAATCTCATCATATTCGAGAATTAATCCAATTAGATAATGAATCTGTAAATAATATAAGTGTTGATCAATTGATGCCGTTGGATTTAGCTATTGAGAAAGTCGAAAAAGAATTAATTCTAAAAGCATATAAAAAGTTAGGTAGTTCTTATAAAGTTGCGGAAGTTTTAAAAATTTCTCAAAGTAGAGCAAGTAGAAAAATCATAAAATATACAAAAAATATGAAAAAATAA
- the nhaC gene encoding Na+/H+ antiporter NhaC, whose amino-acid sequence MVKRKPTLFEAISCIVVMAVLVGIGFGIFRMRVEPLLIASAAYAGFIAKRTGMNWEEMEKAISEKIAKAMPAIFILFTVGIVVGTWVYSGTVPMMIYYGLKIINPKFFLVTAFMITAIISTATGTAWGSAGTAGVALIGIASGLGIPIPIAAGAIVAGSVFGDKVSPLSDTTNLAALVTGVNLYDHIKHMFYTTIPSALIALVVYLVIGLKGMGQLAIPETVSVLLNTLDSIYDWNVFLWLPVVIVIYGSICKKPTVPVMLVSSVAAVFIGMFSHGFTFVDGINSMVKGFNVNMVTAQGFDPSSVIWEVTRLINRGGIMSMTGIAVIVFCAYSFAGIVEETGCLSVILESFYSKVKTVGQLVVVTIIGSIILVFTAGTAFISILMIGELLKEAYLKKGLHLKNLSRTLEDAGTMIVALVPWSTSGVFYLATLGISPIDFWMWAIPNYLCIIFAIIYAYTGFGIAKIDSDSKISCEIIKTIEKPS is encoded by the coding sequence ATGGTGAAACGTAAACCGACGTTATTTGAAGCAATATCTTGTATTGTTGTAATGGCTGTTTTAGTTGGAATTGGTTTTGGAATTTTTAGAATGAGAGTTGAACCACTATTAATTGCATCTGCAGCATATGCAGGATTTATTGCGAAAAGAACAGGGATGAATTGGGAAGAAATGGAGAAAGCCATATCCGAAAAAATTGCTAAGGCTATGCCAGCTATATTTATTTTATTTACTGTTGGAATAGTGGTAGGAACCTGGGTATATTCAGGAACTGTTCCCATGATGATTTATTACGGTTTGAAGATTATTAATCCGAAATTTTTCCTGGTAACTGCATTTATGATTACGGCAATAATATCTACTGCAACAGGTACAGCTTGGGGATCGGCAGGTACAGCTGGTGTTGCACTTATAGGAATAGCTAGCGGCTTAGGAATTCCAATCCCTATAGCTGCAGGAGCTATTGTGGCAGGGTCTGTATTTGGAGATAAGGTGTCGCCCTTGTCAGATACTACCAACCTTGCTGCTTTAGTTACAGGAGTCAATTTGTATGATCATATTAAACACATGTTTTATACTACAATACCATCTGCATTAATAGCTCTAGTAGTATATCTTGTAATAGGATTGAAGGGTATGGGTCAATTAGCAATACCTGAAACTGTTAGTGTATTGTTGAATACACTTGACTCAATATATGATTGGAATGTATTCTTATGGTTACCTGTAGTTATAGTGATTTACGGATCCATTTGCAAAAAACCTACAGTTCCTGTAATGCTTGTGTCATCAGTAGCAGCTGTATTTATAGGAATGTTTTCACATGGATTTACTTTTGTGGATGGCATAAATTCTATGGTAAAAGGATTTAATGTAAATATGGTGACTGCTCAAGGGTTTGATCCAAGTTCAGTTATTTGGGAAGTAACAAGGCTGATAAATCGAGGCGGTATCATGTCAATGACAGGGATAGCAGTAATTGTATTTTGTGCATACTCCTTTGCAGGGATCGTTGAAGAAACAGGCTGTTTATCAGTAATATTAGAATCCTTCTATAGCAAAGTAAAGACGGTGGGTCAATTGGTTGTAGTTACCATTATAGGAAGTATTATATTAGTTTTCACTGCTGGAACTGCCTTTATATCAATACTTATGATTGGAGAACTACTTAAAGAAGCTTATTTGAAGAAAGGATTACATCTTAAGAATTTATCTAGAACTTTGGAGGATGCAGGAACAATGATTGTTGCATTGGTGCCTTGGAGTACATCTGGTGTATTCTATCTTGCCACTTTAGGGATATCTCCTATTGATTTTTGGATGTGGGCAATTCCAAACTACCTATGTATAATATTTGCCATAATTTATGCATATACAGGATTTGGAATAGCAAAAATAGATTCGGACAGTAAGATTTCTTGTGAAATTATTAAAACTATAGAAAAACCTAGTTAA
- a CDS encoding NAD/NADP octopine/nopaline dehydrogenase family protein, whose translation MEVKRVAILGAGNGGITAAAHVKSMGFEVSLYELPDYGKNLEGISKKGGILYKKREGGEQFITPDLLTTDICEAIEGAQIIMLTIPGFAIEVFAEILAPVVEEDQIIFFNGAAAMACVRFVNKAKEMGITKKFKIAEANSLTYGTRAFPDEAVVEMSLYVNKLYFAAYPSSNTEELLKSCIQVYDCLVPATNIWETTLANGNPEVHPGPCLLNAGRIEYSKGEFWLYREGITKHTANIIKAIEKERLDLGKKLGFDLEGAALGRATRGYFSESEGELYELFNNSEVFAQIKGPLSVTSRYFTEDISTGLVLWSSIGKAIGVETPAIDSVITLGGALLERDFYDEGISLESLGLGGMNIEELVQTVS comes from the coding sequence GTGGAGGTAAAAAGAGTAGCAATTTTAGGGGCAGGTAATGGAGGAATTACAGCTGCTGCACATGTAAAGAGTATGGGTTTTGAAGTAAGTTTATATGAGTTGCCTGATTATGGAAAAAACTTGGAAGGAATAAGTAAAAAGGGAGGCATTCTTTATAAAAAAAGAGAAGGTGGAGAACAGTTTATAACGCCTGATTTACTAACAACAGATATTTGTGAAGCCATAGAAGGAGCCCAAATCATAATGTTAACTATACCTGGGTTTGCCATTGAAGTATTTGCAGAAATCCTTGCACCAGTAGTAGAAGAAGACCAAATTATTTTCTTTAATGGTGCTGCAGCAATGGCCTGTGTCCGTTTTGTAAACAAAGCTAAGGAAATGGGAATAACTAAGAAATTTAAAATTGCAGAGGCTAACTCATTAACCTATGGTACAAGAGCTTTTCCTGATGAAGCAGTAGTAGAAATGTCTTTGTATGTTAATAAACTATATTTTGCAGCATATCCTAGCAGTAATACGGAAGAATTGCTAAAATCTTGTATACAAGTCTATGACTGTTTAGTTCCAGCAACAAATATATGGGAAACAACATTAGCCAACGGAAACCCTGAGGTTCATCCAGGACCATGCCTATTAAACGCAGGTAGAATAGAATATTCAAAGGGTGAATTCTGGTTATATAGGGAAGGGATAACAAAACATACTGCTAATATTATTAAGGCTATAGAGAAAGAAAGACTGGATTTAGGGAAAAAATTAGGATTCGACCTTGAAGGGGCTGCCTTAGGGCGAGCAACAAGAGGATACTTTAGTGAAAGTGAAGGAGAACTATATGAATTATTTAATAATAGTGAGGTATTTGCACAAATCAAAGGACCTTTAAGTGTAACTAGCCGTTATTTTACTGAAGATATATCCACTGGATTAGTATTATGGTCTAGTATAGGTAAAGCAATAGGCGTTGAAACTCCTGCCATAGATTCAGTAATTACTTTAGGAGGAGCCTTATTAGAAAGAGACTTCTATGATGAAGGCATTTCATTAGAAAGTTTAGGTTTGGGTGGAATGAATATTGAAGAATTAGTTCAAACTGTTAGTTAG
- a CDS encoding glucose-1-phosphate adenylyltransferase: MLRQKKEVVAMVLAGGQGSRLKEMTENIAKPAVAFGGKYRIIDFTLSNCSNSDMEAVGVLTQYQPFELNAHIGNGSPWDLDRIHGGVSVLPPYVGRDGGRWYKGTANAIYENMDFIDSYEPDYVLILSGDHIYKMDYSMMLEYHKEKGAEATISVIKVPWEETYRFGIMNVDEDNRIYEFEEKPKNAKSNLASMGIYIFDWKVLKEYLVEDEKDENSKNDFGKNIIPKMVDSGLKVYTYNFDGYWKDVGTIESFWEANMDLLKDDSKLDLYDRKWKIYSVNPHTQPHYISSSGEVKNSLLNEGCIVHGKVEGSVLFTGAYVGENAKVIDSVIMPGAKIEDYAIIEKTIVMEDTVIKAGSKIGDKDSAEVEVINKNNNSH; this comes from the coding sequence GTGTTAAGACAAAAAAAAGAAGTAGTTGCAATGGTTTTGGCAGGGGGACAAGGCTCTAGATTAAAAGAAATGACTGAGAATATTGCAAAACCAGCTGTGGCTTTTGGAGGTAAATATAGAATTATTGATTTTACTTTGAGTAATTGTTCAAATTCAGATATGGAAGCTGTTGGAGTGCTTACACAATATCAGCCCTTTGAACTGAATGCTCATATAGGCAATGGTAGTCCGTGGGATCTTGACAGGATACATGGCGGTGTAAGTGTATTACCTCCTTATGTAGGGCGTGATGGAGGAAGATGGTATAAAGGAACAGCAAATGCCATATACGAAAATATGGATTTCATTGATTCCTATGAGCCTGATTATGTCCTTATTTTATCTGGGGACCATATTTATAAGATGGACTACTCAATGATGTTAGAATATCATAAGGAAAAGGGGGCAGAGGCCACTATATCCGTTATAAAAGTTCCATGGGAAGAAACCTATAGATTTGGAATAATGAATGTAGATGAGGATAATAGGATTTATGAATTTGAAGAAAAACCTAAAAATGCAAAAAGCAATTTGGCCTCAATGGGAATATATATATTCGATTGGAAGGTTTTAAAGGAATATTTAGTAGAAGATGAAAAGGATGAAAATTCCAAAAATGATTTTGGGAAAAATATAATTCCTAAAATGGTAGATAGTGGACTTAAAGTTTATACATATAACTTCGATGGCTACTGGAAGGATGTTGGAACAATTGAAAGTTTTTGGGAAGCAAATATGGATTTATTAAAGGACGATAGTAAGCTTGATTTGTATGATCGTAAATGGAAGATTTATTCTGTTAATCCCCATACTCAACCACATTATATAAGTAGCAGCGGAGAGGTTAAAAATTCACTTTTAAATGAAGGTTGTATAGTACATGGTAAAGTTGAAGGTTCTGTACTTTTTACTGGAGCTTATGTAGGAGAAAATGCAAAGGTAATAGATTCAGTAATTATGCCTGGTGCTAAGATAGAAGATTATGCAATTATTGAAAAGACTATAGTTATGGAAGATACCGTTATAAAGGCAGGAAGCAAAATTGGAGATAAGGATTCAGCTGAGGTGGAGGTAATAAATAAAAATAACAATTCACATTAA
- the glgD gene encoding glucose-1-phosphate adenylyltransferase subunit GlgD produces MKDLMGIINLSENEEEIKEITYNRPTATVPIGGRYRVIDFILSNMVNAGIHNISIFTQGKSRSLMDHIGTGKPWDLDRKNDGLFVLNPVVNVNDVITHKGDLENFKNHLDYIKYSNQEYVLLSRSYMICNIDFKEALQYHKESGSDITIVYKKMINNNKRFLGRNSLNIDENGRVISIGRNAGNRRYYNISMEMYLMKKELFLDIIQDSLTLGDSQYLKQAIFQRLDTLNVNGYPYEGYLACINSIQNYYETSMDILDIDVSRELFHKRGSIYTKTKDEPPAKYTDDSKVSNSVVANGCIIEGIVENCIIGRGVKIKKGAVVKDSIIMQKSIIEDGSYIKNAILDKYVHITENNMLAGDRKNPLVIKKGIKI; encoded by the coding sequence ATGAAAGATTTAATGGGAATCATCAACTTAAGTGAAAATGAAGAAGAAATCAAAGAGATAACCTATAACAGACCTACGGCTACTGTTCCAATAGGAGGAAGATATAGAGTTATAGATTTTATATTATCAAATATGGTGAATGCTGGTATACATAATATATCTATATTTACTCAAGGTAAAAGCCGTTCTTTAATGGATCACATAGGAACTGGAAAACCTTGGGATTTAGATAGAAAAAATGATGGATTATTTGTTTTAAATCCTGTTGTTAACGTAAATGATGTAATTACGCATAAAGGAGATTTAGAGAATTTTAAAAATCATTTAGATTATATTAAATATAGCAATCAAGAATATGTACTTTTATCAAGAAGTTACATGATATGTAATATAGATTTTAAAGAAGCTCTTCAATATCACAAAGAAAGTGGATCAGACATAACTATTGTTTACAAAAAAATGATAAATAATAACAAAAGATTTTTAGGACGCAATAGTTTGAACATTGATGAAAACGGAAGAGTTATAAGTATAGGCCGTAATGCAGGTAACAGAAGATACTACAATATATCTATGGAAATGTATTTAATGAAAAAGGAATTATTTTTGGATATTATTCAAGATAGCTTAACATTGGGTGACAGCCAATATTTAAAACAAGCTATATTCCAAAGATTAGACACTTTAAATGTTAACGGATATCCATACGAAGGATATTTAGCATGCATTAATTCTATTCAGAACTATTATGAAACTAGTATGGACATTTTAGATATAGATGTTTCAAGGGAGCTGTTCCACAAAAGAGGCTCAATATATACGAAGACTAAAGACGAACCACCAGCAAAATATACAGATGACTCTAAAGTGAGTAACTCTGTAGTTGCAAATGGTTGTATTATAGAAGGCATAGTTGAAAATTGTATCATTGGTAGAGGGGTAAAGATTAAAAAGGGTGCTGTTGTAAAGGACAGTATTATTATGCAAAAAAGTATAATAGAGGATGGATCATATATAAAGAATGCAATATTAGATAAATATGTACATATAACTGAAAATAACATGCTTGCTGGGGATAGAAAAAATCCATTAGTTATTAAGAAAGGAATAAAGATTTAG